One genomic segment of Sorex araneus isolate mSorAra2 chromosome X, mSorAra2.pri, whole genome shotgun sequence includes these proteins:
- the TAF7L gene encoding transcription initiation factor TFIID subunit 7-like, producing MVQTLDNPPYELENQFILRVPLEYADAVKKIAHSRNISTKSKLRIDLTPGRNYAAVEIEDVSLAARLVNLPCIIGSFKTLDRKTFYKTADISQMLVCSGQVDNHCSSEKSASSDDMKAIRRNEKVKPKRSAWKHGIAPPLKNVRKRRFRKIKKKDLDLKDIEELSLTEFIDCPEVEKEVKRLLSSDAEAIRARWKVIGEDNAIEIESQGFIRGFGIAQGKCDYRKDHISSERDILREMFNGSNSGSDEEMEIEDEEDYDDCYSYVEEEEEEYDEDDEDEDDDCEDLERDLQAKINEFKRCGAKEGSSSMVVQIQKQIHYLECKLQEIQNKEQRQKHLIMKVESLVLKTHLQSVLKQLQWEEEQKTEQK from the exons ATGGTTCAAACCCTGGACAACCCTCCATACGAACTGGAGAACCAGTTTATATTGCGTGTACCTTTG GAATATGCCGATGCTGTAAAAAAGATAGCACATTCCAGAAATATCTCCACAAAATCTAAACTAAGAATTGACTTAACTC CAGGTAGAAATTATGCAGCAGTTGAGATAGAAGATGTCTCACTAGCTGCTAGACTGGTTAATTTGCCTTGTATTATTGGAAGCTTCAAAACTTTAGATAGAAAAACGTTTTATAAAACAGCAGACATTTCTCAG ATGCTTGTGTGCTCTGGTCAAGTTGATAACCACTGTTCTTCGGAAAAATCAGCTTCCTCTGATGATATGAAGGCAATcaggagaaatgaaaaggtgaaaCCAAAACGTTCTGCCTGGAAGCATGGCA TTGCTCCACCACTTAAGAATGTCAGAAAGAGAAGGTTccgaaaaataaagaaaaag GACTTGGATTTAAAAGATATCGAAGAATTGAGCTTAACTGAG TTCATTGACTGTCCCGAAGTggaaaaggaagtgaaaagaCTGCTGAGTTCAGATGCTGAAGCTATCAGAGCTC GATGGAAAGTCATTGGTGAAGATAACGCTATAGAAATAGAAAGTCAAGGTTTTATTAGAGGCTTTGGGATAGCCCAAGGGAAATGTGACTATAGGAAGGACCATATCTCATCAG AACGTGACATCCTTCGGGAGATGTTCAATGGTTCTAACAGTGGCAGTGATGAGGAGATGGAGATAGAGGATGAAGAGGATTATGATGATTGCTATAGTTAtgtggaagaggaagaagaggaatatgatgaagatgatgaagatgaGGATGATGATTGTGAAGATCTGGAAAGGGATCTGCAGGCCAAGATAAATGAATTTAAACGGTGTGGGGCAAAGGAAGGATCCAGTTCAATGG TTGTGCAAATTCAGAAGCAGATTCATTATCTGGAGTGCAAACTCCAAGAGATTCagaacaaagaacaaagacaaaagCATCTCATTATGAAAGTAGAAAGCCTGGTGCTCAAG acTCACTTACAATCTGTGCTGAAACAGCTTCAGTGGGAGGAAGAACAAAAAACTGAGCAG AAATAG
- the LOC101552730 gene encoding tubulin alpha-1C chain-like gives MRECISIHVGQAGVQIGNACWELYCLEHGIQPDGQMPSDKTIGGDDSFNTFFSETGAGKHVPRAVFVDLEPTVIDEIRTGTYRQLFHPEQLITGKEDAANNYARGHYTIGKEIIDLVLDRIRKLADQCTGLQGFLVFHSFGGGTSSGFTSLLMERLSVDYGKKSKLEFSIYPATQVSTAVVEPYNSILTTHTTLEHSDCAFMVDNEAIYDICCRNLDIERPTYTNLNRLISQIVSSITASLRFDGALNVDLTEFQTNLVPYPRIHFPLATYAPVISAEKAYHEQLTVAEITNACFEPANQMVKCDPRHGKYMACCLLYRGDVVPKDVNAAIATIKTKRSIQFVDWCPTGFKVGINYQPPTVVPGGDLAKVQRAVCMLSNTTAIAEAWARLDHKFDLMYAKRAFVHWYVGEGMEEGEFSEAREDMAALEKDYEEVGADSADGEDEGEEY, from the coding sequence ATGCGTGAGTGCATCTCCATCCATGTGGGCCAGGCCGGTGTCCAGATTGGCAATGCCTGCTGGGAGCTCTACTGCCTGGAACACGGCATCCAGCCCGATGGCCAGATGCCCAGTGACAAGACCATTGGGGGAGATGACTCCTTCAACACCTTCTTCAGTGAAACGGGTGCTGGCAAGCATGTGCCCAGAGCAGTGTTCGTAGACTTGGAGCCCACAGTCATTGATGAAATTCGCACCGGCACCTACCGCCAGCTCTTCCACCCTGAGCAGCTCATCACAGGCAAGGAAGATGCTGCCAATAACTATGCCCGTGGCCACTACACCATTGGCAAGGAGATCATTGACCTCGTCTTGGACCGAATTCGGAAACTAGCTGACCAGTGCACGGGGCTTCAGGGCTTCTTGGTGTTCCACAGCTTTGGTGGGGGAACCAGTTCTGGGTTCACCTCCCTGCTGATGGAACGCCTCTCCGTCGACTACGGCAAGAAGTCCAAGCTGGAGTTCTCCATTTACCCAGCTACCCAGGTGTCCACTGCTGTGGTGGAGCCCTACAACTCCATCCTCACCACCCACACCACCCTGGAGCACTCTGATTGTGCCTTCATGGTGGACAACGAGGCCATCTATGACATCTGTTGTCGAAATCTTGATATTGAGCGCCCAACCTACACTAACCTGAACCGCCTTATTAGCCAGATTGTGTCCTCCATCACTGCTTCCCTCCGATTTGATGGGGCCCTGAATGTCGATCTGACCGAATTCCAGACCAACCTGGTGCCCTACCCCCGAATCCACTTCCCTCTGGCCACATACGCCCCTGTCATCTCTGCTGAGAAAGCCTACCATGAACAGCTTACTGTTGCAGAGATCACCAATGCATGCTTTGAGCCAGCCAACCAGATGGTGAAATGTGACCCTCGCCATGGTAAATACATGGCTTGCTGCCTGTTGTACCGTGGTGACGTGGTTCCCAAAGATGTCAATGCTGCCATTGCCACCATCAAGACCAAGCGCAGCATCCAGTTTGTGGATTGGTGTCCCACTGGCTTCAAAGTGGGTATTAATTACCAGCCTCCCACTGTGGTTCCCGGTGGGGACCTGGCCAAAGTCCAGCGGGCCGTGTGCATGCTGAGCAACACCACGGCCATTGCTGAGGCCTGGGCCCGCCTGGACCACAAGTTTGATCTGATGTACGCCAAGCGTGCCTTTGTGCACTGGTACGTGGGTGAGGGCATGGAGGAGGGAGAGTTCTCTGAGGCCCGTGAGGACATGGCCGCCCTGGAGAAGGATTATGAAGAGGTCGGAGCAGATAGTGCAGATGGAGAGGATGAGGGTGAAGAGTATTAA